Proteins found in one Asterias amurensis chromosome 13, ASM3211899v1 genomic segment:
- the LOC139946525 gene encoding uncharacterized protein — MMVGCPSHSAEECQSNNSQSGQESITAHIQRSINADRVSDLQNDGWLPIALSRGVSIKQLTEWPGNYHSSHPKINEHRQNYRSLITMAGCLSHSAEMYQSINVKALQSGQQSAI; from the exons ATGATGGTTGGTTGTCCATCACACTCGGCAGAGGAGTGTCAATCAAACAACTCGCAGAGTGGCCAGGAATCTATCACAGCTCACATCCAAAG ATCAATTAATGCAGACAGAGTGTCAGATCTTCAAAATGATGGCTGGCTGCCCATCGCACTCAGCAGAGGAGTGTCAATCAAACAACTCACTGAGTGGCCAGGAAACTATCACAGCTCACATCCAAAG ATCAATGAACACAGACAGAACTACAGATCTTTAATCACGATGGCTGGCTGTCTATCGCACTCAGCAGAGATGTATCAATCTATAAATGTCAAAGCATTGCAGAGTGGCCAGCAATCTGCTATATGA